One Arachis hypogaea cultivar Tifrunner chromosome 18, arahy.Tifrunner.gnm2.J5K5, whole genome shotgun sequence genomic window, TCTCTAAGATAATAATTACAGCATTGCAATGGATACAATGAATTATTGAATCTTTATTCCAGGAAATGATGGCAATACAGCTATAACTGGGTCTCCATATCCAACCGGTtctgcaaaataaataattaaaaaaaaatcaatttgcaGAGACATACTATAAGAGTTCAAGACTCTTCTTTTAAAATGACAAAAACAAATTGAGGTAACTAACCTCCATCCTTTCTCAGTATCTTGATGATCTCCCCTGATACATCAGACTGGAAACAAAGATTAACAACATTAGTGATTGCAAAGCTGACTCATAAATCAAGGCATCATGGGAATTCAGAAAGGCAAGGCTACATTTCGAGTCACGACCGTTACCTCAATTGGCAGCTCGCCGCCTAGCTGTTCAATGAAACAAATCACTTGTCCCTCCTCAACTTTTTGATTCTGTCAGCAAGTATGGATTTCATCACAATCAATAATCTTAATTATTAACCAAGTATTTCGAATTTCTAGCCGGTGCTGTCAGCAAGAAATTTAAAAAAGCAGCAACAAATTGCATGGTTTAGACTGAACTCTGAAAGGCTTAAACAACTGTACCTCTTTACATGCTGGTGGAGTGCGTTTCCCCTTTATGGTTCGAGATCTCCGGAAGAAACCAACCTGCTCTATGGTTTTAGAGTGCATTGAAAGAAATGCTAAATTGCTACAAGAAATGTGCTTTAGATTCTTACCTTTGGAGACTGAATTATTACCAATCCTTCATCTGTTGCTTTGTCTAGGAATCTCTGGATAGACTCTGGAGAAGGTAGTGGCTTTGAGATGGCCAAAGACAATGCAGAATTAGAAGCCAATCCATTTGATTTTGGTGCCTCTGTGATGGTATTTACACTAGTACTAGCAGGAGTTAGAGGAGGTacagttttatttttctcactCAAACCCCTCACTACACGCAGGTGAAATCCATCAAGCTGGTATCATTTGAAGGGTgcaatagaaaaagaaaacaacaataagAAGCAAGATTTAATGTAGAACTCCTAATGTCCTCAGGGAAGAGaatgaaaattatattatatGGGAGATTAAAATCTATAGGCCAATAACTCTGCTTACTTTTAATTCAAATTCCCCAACTGAACTTGAATCACATATTGTGTTGAGCAAGAACTCCACCTACAAACATATCGAATTACAGGTCGAATCGAGGATGGGAAACTGAATATAGACTTAAAATCAGTGGCCACATAATCATGCAAGATGCAGAAGATAAATCCAACAAAGTAGCTAAATCACCATATAAGGTCATAGACGAGGACTAAATAAAAAGAAGATGATTATACACAAAATGCTGACCTCATGAAACTTAGGGACAAGCTCACTCGACACACCAGAAGAATGAATATCTTCAGAAGAATCTTCTGATCTTGTAATAGCTGTTATGTATTGTCATCAATAAAAGCAATGCATGAAAGCCTCACCATGTGACATAAACCAAGATAAAAGTTTTTGCAAGAAGTATTTAGAAGAAACAAATGAAACAACTTACATTGGATCTCTATTGATTGAGCAGTAGATTCAGTTAAAGATTTAACTGACTGTTGCTGCATAACCAAAGTAGTGTACTGCACTGGCTTCCTACTGATCCAACTTCTTGCACCAAATCCTTGCAAGAATCCAACTCTTCTTCCACCAAATTGCAAGTTCAATAACTTATTATTTGGGGCCCCTAAGCTACCTGTATATAAATAAATGACACAAATTACATGTGTACATTAAAATTCTAACTAGTACATTCAGTAAGACACACAAGACAAGCTTCTAGATTGCAAACAcaacatcaaattccaaaaaaTTCTTACAGCTCATCATGTTGTTGACGAATTGGAGACAATTTTCTTTCTCAAACGAAGATGGAAAGATACCAATAATAATGTCTAGTGGCAATTCAACAATAACCTGGTTCCTTTATAAATGAAGTTAGTAATCTGAATGgaagttgttttgaaccaaaggcTGCTTAccctaaaaactaatcaaaagatgacaatttaaatttaaacttaaatttaaatttaaaatttaaaattgaatccAAACAAATTAGATTCTAATCCTAGTAAATCTATTCTAATGTTATGATTGCTTGATTAGAATAACTTTCTGATTGGTCATGCTGTTTTACTAAGAAAATAAGAATGCAAACTCAATTGTGACTCCcaagaaaataaatttaatattgagTAACGAGCAAACCAAtgagcatataaaaaaaaaaaagtcaaatcaaAACCCATTTTTGTATGTAGGTTAAGGCACCAAAAGAACACATTATGCATGGCTTCTTAATCCTAATCCAAATGAAGCAGTTGAGGCATGCATGCATCAAATTTGAAGACTTTAATGGGCAGGCAAGCCCCACAATCGGtgagaattcaaagaagaacagcaaaaggaTCGAGCAGGCATGAAAGGTAAAGCAGAGAAGTGAAAAATAAAGTGAGGAGAAGAAAGCAAAGCAGGAAGAGGACTCACATGAAGCCATTGGAAGGAATTAAGAAGAGAAAATTGATCGGAGTTGAAGGATTGAATGAAAGAAAGAAGTAGCAACTACCGGAAGAAGACAAGAGAACatggaatgaatgaatgaaccaACGTTGCTGCGTGCGTTCAAGCTTACagctgctctctctctctctctctctctatatatatacttCCATTGCTGGGTCCCACCAACAAAGATTCCACAAATTTCCAatccaaatttaaatttgataactactaaaaaatttatcttatttctaacAAATTACACGATTAAATCGGATTTTGAATCAAATTtcgaataaaattttaaactgatTCAGTTCAATATGAATCATATAATATCTTATAATTATGCTTTTTTTTATCATAGATAGAagactcgaactcgcaacctcttaattgagtatggagagactatgccatttgagttattactCATTAACTTATAATTATGCTGTTACTCATAAAACTTTTAATTTGTTGTATTTTTGGTTATACATAATTTTTGTTAAatacattttaataaaaatatcattattattagtgaaagatttgtaatttttttaataaatgtatAACAAATATATTGAGAACTActtgaattttgaataatttttataaattcttttttacTGATAACTTCAATCAATGatactatattataaaaaaaattatcatgtataaaatatattttaaaaatatgtgacacaatatatatagatatatataaaaatatatattgattatatatatatatagagaatattttttaattttaatacttgTTCCCAAAAATACAAATTagttaaattctaatttaatctttttttttaaattattatttacattgttcaccatttatattgtttatttatatttttttatataaaattatttaggaAAAGTATAaatagataatgaaaatattaaacaatatgaacaataaaTATATCAGATATTTAATTCATTAGAtgtgcggatggttattctaatattaagatttaggtgagtaATCTGGAGTAtaatgtattttatttgaattggaCCAATTTTAAAACCCGTTAGtcatgttatttaaaaaaatcattgattATAACATaatccaattttttatttaaaaacctaCCAAGTCATGTACCGTTTTAATTAATGTTACCTTAACTCGTTTATTAGTTCTTTGCTCCCTGCATAGGTAGTCATGCATAGCTAATTAATTTCCTGCACTATCTCGTTATTCTAAATCTTCTCATTTTCAAAACTCAAAGTACTACTATCATGATCCAATCAATGTTTAttatgaatgttgtgttggattaTACTTCCATTAATGCTCACGTAGTTATTGATAGTATGACAGTGCTAGAAAGACAGGAAATCCTGCAGAGCCTTGTTTGGAGTGTTGCTATAGCTATCGGTCTCATCGAAATTTGAATGGTAGCATCCATTTTTAAGGTATAGTATGTATTTACACTCAGTGAAAAGGGATCCAATGTGAACTACTTTTGGTCTCAAACCACAacctcaattattattattatacatgtCATTACCACTAATAAAGAACAGAGTATTTGTTTCAGCAGTGAGATTAGAGAGAATCTCGCTCTGTGATGAAGAGAATGCTCAATAAAATGAGAGAGAAAACATATACATGTATTGAAAAAGTAAGTAACTATGTATAATGATATATAAATAGCTGGTTGATGATGGATTTTTTAAGTATAGTGGCAAATGCAAGATTGTGtatattagattaaaaaataagatctagacattaaaattagttactaaaattaattataatatatttatatataaatatatctataatttaaagtgtattttgtattttaatgtaTACCTAGCATTGTTGTATTAGATTATATTTAGGTTACCTTAACACATGGTGAATATATTGAAAGCCAGAGAAAAAGATAAGGCGAATGGTGAGTTTCAATAAAGTTAGGTGAAGGTGACGTTGATGATgatataaatacaataaacaGCCTCAATTTGACCATCTTTTTAATTATACTTGTTGCTTGATTAAGACAATTGAGCTAATTCTGTTTTCTCTCCGTTTCTCATTAACTAAATGTAAAACAACAACACTATTTGTACACTTATTCtccattaattttttttcccaCAGTATCTCCCAATCTGATAGGTCAAGGATTAATCCGTCGCGGTATTGAGctctatttaaggg contains:
- the LOC112769329 gene encoding uncharacterized protein, translating into MASCSLGAPNNKLLNLQFGGRRVGFLQGFGARSWISRKPVQYTTLVMQQQSVKSLTESTAQSIEIQSITRSEDSSEDIHSSGVSSELVPKFHEVEFLLNTICDSSSVGEFELKLDGFHLRVVRGLSEKNKTVPPLTPASTSVNTITEAPKSNGLASNSALSLAISKPLPSPESIQRFLDKATDEGLVIIQSPKVGFFRRSRTIKGKRTPPACKENQKVEEGQVICFIEQLGGELPIESDVSGEIIKILRKDGEPVGYGDPVIAVLPSFPGIKIQ